A genomic segment from Flavobacterium inviolabile encodes:
- a CDS encoding putative quinol monooxygenase, translating to MFVRIVKMSFHEDKIEAFLTNFQEVKQQIRNFPGNNFLELYQDKQDKSIFFTYSYWETEADLENYRRSELFTEVWAYTKQFFNARPEAWSVDKLVSLT from the coding sequence ATGTTTGTACGCATCGTAAAAATGAGTTTCCACGAAGATAAAATCGAAGCTTTTTTAACGAATTTTCAGGAAGTTAAACAACAAATCCGCAATTTTCCCGGCAATAACTTTTTAGAGTTATACCAGGACAAGCAGGATAAATCCATCTTCTTTACCTATAGTTACTGGGAAACGGAAGCGGATCTGGAAAACTACCGCAGGTCGGAACTCTTTACGGAAGTCTGGGCATACACCAAGCAGTTTTTCAATGCCAGACCGGAAGCCTGGAGTGTTGACAAGTTGGTTAGTTTAACATAA
- a CDS encoding Lrp/AsnC family transcriptional regulator: protein MNFDDIDKKLLKLLQTDCKQTNKELSLKLNLSVTAVYERIKKIEKEGIISNYVALLNRNKIQKGFVVFCHLKLTQHTKEFINQFEKEVVQLHEVLECFHVSGDYDYILKICVKDMEEYREFMVTKLTTLQHIGSTHSTFMIGQVKNTTIFSV from the coding sequence ATGAATTTTGATGATATTGATAAAAAACTGTTGAAATTATTACAAACCGACTGTAAACAGACCAATAAAGAGCTTTCTTTAAAACTGAACCTGTCGGTAACCGCCGTTTATGAGCGCATTAAAAAGATAGAGAAAGAAGGGATCATCTCGAATTATGTAGCGTTACTGAACCGGAATAAGATCCAGAAAGGGTTTGTGGTATTCTGCCACCTGAAGCTCACACAGCACACCAAAGAGTTTATCAACCAGTTTGAAAAAGAAGTGGTACAGTTACATGAAGTACTGGAATGTTTCCACGTGAGCGGTGATTACGATTATATCCTGAAAATCTGTGTCAAGGACATGGAAGAGTACCGGGAATTTATGGTTACAAAATTGACTACTTTACAGCATATCGGGAGTACGCATAGTACATTTATGATAGGTCAGGTTAAGAATACGACTATTTTTTCGGTATAA
- the gldG gene encoding gliding motility-associated ABC transporter substrate-binding protein GldG — MKEHKKKSLKQFGIVILVLLAVNIAGSYFFKRFDLTQDKRYTLSETSLEIIKKIDSPLYIDVFLDGQFPGEFKRLQGETRQLLEEFKAYNSNIIFQFVNPLEKEEEREATMKMMYQRGMNPISITVDDKGKQSQEVVFPWAIATYNDKVTKVQLLKNMMGATTEEKVVSSVQHLEYAFADAFNKVIKGKEKKIAIIKDNGELHELQIADFLKTVRENYYIGPFYMDSVAKNPVKTALALKKYDLAIIAKPTKRFTEEEKQVLDQFIVNGGKTLWLVDAVQAEMDSLYNENGAILAYPRDLNLNDMFFKYGVRINPALVKDEQAIPIKLASGDKGSATQYDQYFWKYSPFIYPQSQNPIVKNIEGVRFEFANPIDTLKNGIKKTVLMRSSQYSKTVGTPVEVSLNMVTEETNPKDYTGKGYIPVSVLLEGKFNSMYENRVLPFKDTTYKTSGKNSKMIVISDGDLIKNQLDQAFQPLELGYDKWTNNLYGNKEFLLNCVNYLLDDNGLINIRSKDVDLPLLDKQKVYDNYTTTQIITVGLPIVVLLVFGILFTFLRKRKYSR, encoded by the coding sequence ATGAAAGAGCATAAAAAGAAAAGCCTGAAACAGTTTGGTATCGTCATACTGGTTTTATTAGCCGTTAACATTGCCGGAAGTTATTTTTTCAAACGTTTCGATTTAACGCAGGATAAGCGTTATACCCTGTCTGAAACGTCATTGGAGATTATTAAAAAAATTGACAGTCCTTTATATATTGATGTCTTTTTAGACGGACAGTTTCCGGGAGAATTCAAACGTCTTCAGGGAGAAACGCGTCAGCTGTTAGAAGAATTCAAAGCGTATAATTCCAACATTATTTTCCAGTTTGTCAACCCGCTTGAAAAAGAAGAAGAGCGTGAAGCGACCATGAAAATGATGTACCAGCGTGGTATGAACCCGATCAGCATTACCGTTGATGATAAAGGGAAACAATCGCAGGAAGTCGTATTTCCGTGGGCAATTGCCACTTATAACGACAAGGTTACCAAAGTACAGTTACTGAAAAACATGATGGGTGCCACTACCGAAGAAAAAGTAGTGAGCTCTGTACAACATTTAGAATATGCTTTTGCCGATGCTTTTAATAAGGTTATTAAAGGCAAAGAGAAAAAAATAGCCATTATTAAAGACAATGGCGAGCTACACGAATTACAGATCGCCGATTTCCTTAAAACTGTTCGTGAAAATTATTACATCGGACCTTTCTATATGGATTCTGTGGCTAAAAACCCGGTTAAAACGGCTTTAGCGCTTAAAAAATATGATCTTGCCATTATAGCAAAACCGACCAAACGTTTTACAGAAGAAGAAAAACAGGTATTGGATCAGTTCATTGTAAACGGTGGTAAAACCTTATGGCTGGTTGATGCCGTACAGGCAGAAATGGACAGTTTGTACAACGAAAACGGTGCTATTTTAGCCTATCCGAGAGATCTGAACCTGAATGATATGTTCTTTAAATACGGTGTCCGGATCAATCCGGCTCTGGTAAAAGACGAACAGGCCATCCCGATCAAGCTGGCATCCGGCGATAAAGGAAGTGCCACGCAATATGACCAGTATTTCTGGAAATATTCACCGTTTATTTATCCGCAGTCCCAAAACCCTATTGTCAAAAATATTGAAGGCGTTCGTTTTGAATTTGCCAACCCGATAGATACTCTTAAAAACGGCATCAAAAAGACCGTTTTAATGCGATCGTCCCAATATTCCAAAACAGTGGGAACTCCGGTTGAAGTGAGCCTGAATATGGTTACAGAAGAAACCAATCCGAAAGATTATACCGGTAAAGGCTATATTCCGGTATCGGTTTTACTGGAAGGAAAGTTCAATTCGATGTATGAAAATCGCGTACTGCCTTTTAAAGACACTACATACAAGACATCGGGCAAGAACAGTAAAATGATTGTTATCTCTGACGGTGACCTTATCAAAAACCAGTTAGACCAGGCTTTCCAGCCGTTAGAATTGGGTTATGACAAATGGACCAACAACCTTTACGGCAATAAAGAATTTCTTTTAAACTGCGTTAATTATCTGCTGGACGACAACGGACTTATTAACATTAGAAGTAAAGATGTCGATCTGCCATTATTAGACAAACAAAAAGTTTACGACAATTACACCACGACACAAATCATAACTGTCGGATTACCAATAGTTGTGTTATTAGTATTCGGAATATTATTCACTTTCCTGAGAAAAAGAAAATATTCACGTTAG
- a CDS encoding aminotransferase class I/II-fold pyridoxal phosphate-dependent enzyme: MKNFNPADKIQDLQYFGEFGGVNPSISDSSTYTFLSAKTMFDTFEGNAEGCYLYSRHSSPSNLYLGEALAAMEGTETANVAASGMGAITPTLLQLCKAGDHIVSSRTIYGGTYAFMKNFLPRVAIETAFVDITKLDVVEAAIQPNTKVLYCETVSNPLLEVADIASLAKLAKKHNLTLVVDNTFSPLSVAPAKMGADIVIHSLTKYINGSSDTVGGVVCASADFINSLKSVNDGASMLLGPTMDSLRSASVLKNLRTLHIRMKQHSHNAQYLAEKFEQDGIKTVYPGLKSHPSHELYKGMINPEYGFGGMMTIDVGSLDKANELMELMQNRNLGYLAVSLGFYKTLFSAPGTSTSSEIPLDEQAEMGLTDGLIRFSIGLDNDIERTYQMMKDCMIELSILN; the protein is encoded by the coding sequence ATGAAAAATTTCAATCCCGCTGATAAAATACAGGATTTACAGTATTTTGGAGAGTTTGGAGGCGTAAACCCTTCCATTTCTGACTCCTCTACCTATACATTCCTTTCTGCGAAGACAATGTTTGACACCTTTGAAGGAAATGCAGAAGGATGCTATTTGTATTCACGCCACTCTTCTCCAAGTAATTTATACTTAGGAGAAGCGCTGGCAGCAATGGAAGGAACCGAAACTGCAAACGTGGCCGCTTCCGGAATGGGTGCCATTACTCCTACTTTGCTACAGCTGTGTAAAGCGGGTGACCATATTGTTTCCAGCAGAACCATCTATGGTGGTACGTATGCTTTCATGAAAAACTTTTTACCGCGTGTTGCTATTGAAACGGCTTTTGTGGACATTACCAAGTTAGACGTAGTGGAAGCAGCTATCCAGCCGAATACAAAAGTATTGTACTGCGAAACGGTAAGCAATCCTTTACTGGAAGTAGCTGATATTGCCAGCCTGGCAAAACTGGCCAAAAAACACAACCTGACGTTAGTGGTAGACAATACGTTTTCACCATTATCCGTTGCTCCTGCAAAAATGGGTGCGGATATCGTGATTCACAGTTTAACCAAATACATTAACGGAAGCAGTGATACTGTTGGCGGTGTGGTTTGTGCCTCTGCAGACTTTATCAACTCTTTAAAAAGTGTAAACGACGGAGCCAGTATGCTTTTGGGTCCAACGATGGACAGTTTGCGTTCGGCCAGCGTTCTTAAAAACCTGAGAACCTTACACATCCGTATGAAACAACACAGTCACAATGCACAATACCTGGCTGAGAAATTTGAACAGGACGGCATTAAAACGGTTTATCCGGGATTAAAAAGCCATCCAAGCCACGAATTATACAAAGGTATGATCAATCCGGAATACGGTTTTGGCGGTATGATGACTATTGACGTGGGCAGCCTGGACAAAGCCAACGAATTAATGGAATTAATGCAAAACAGAAACTTAGGATACCTTGCGGTAAGTTTAGGTTTCTACAAAACATTGTTCAGCGCACCGGGTACTTCCACTTCTTCTGAAATTCCTTTGGATGAACAGGCCGAAATGGGATTAACCGACGGTTTGATCCGTTTCTCAATCGGTTTGGATAACGATATTGAGAGAACCTATCAGATGATGAAAGATTGTATGATAGAACTTTCGATTTTAAATTAA
- a CDS encoding TPM domain-containing protein — MKNTILIILFLSINICFSQNNKVQGLPELTTTINDFEDILSDNQEFLLNASIRYFYERTQIPITIATVNSVQPYSTFSDFSLALAKETKSTCILIVVSKSLRNIHIQNCDDVVAQITDEETKAIIDNFMIPKFKNNDFFNGLLNGLAEIKKEFN; from the coding sequence ATGAAAAATACAATCCTGATCATTCTTTTTCTTTCCATCAATATTTGCTTCAGTCAAAACAATAAAGTTCAGGGGCTTCCTGAATTAACAACAACGATAAATGATTTTGAAGATATCCTATCCGATAACCAGGAGTTCCTTTTAAATGCATCGATCCGGTATTTTTACGAAAGAACACAGATTCCAATCACTATTGCCACCGTAAATTCCGTTCAGCCTTACAGCACATTTTCTGATTTTTCCTTAGCCTTAGCCAAAGAAACAAAATCAACATGTATTTTAATTGTAGTCTCAAAATCGCTTAGAAACATCCATATACAGAATTGTGACGACGTAGTAGCACAAATAACCGATGAGGAAACGAAAGCAATCATCGATAATTTCATGATTCCCAAATTTAAAAATAACGACTTTTTTAACGGATTGTTGAATGGTTTAGCCGAAATAAAAAAAGAATTCAATTAA
- the lpdA gene encoding dihydrolipoyl dehydrogenase: protein MSSFDVVVIGSGPGGYVAAIRCAQLGMKTAIIEKYSVLGGTCLNVGCIPSKALLASSHHYEELSHFADHGIEVAGEVKVNLEKMIARKQAVVDQTSGGVKYLMDKNKITVFEGVGSFENATTVVITKKDGTVEKIEAKNTIIATGSKPSSLPFIKIDKERIITSTEALELKEVPKHLVIIGGGVIGLELGQVYLRLGAQVSVVEFMDRIIPGMDGALSKELTKVLKKQGMKFYTSHKVQSVERNGDAVVVKAENAKGEIITLEGDYSLVSVGRRPYTDGLNGDKAGVKITERGQVEVNDHLQTTASNIYAIGDVVRGAMLAHKAEEEGVIVAEYLAGQKPHIDYNLIPGVVYTWPEVAAVGKTEEQLKEAGVAYKSGSFPFKALGRARASADTDGFVKILADAKTDEVLGVHMIGARCADLIAEAVTAMEFKASAEDISRMSHAHPTFAEAVKEAALAATDNRSLHV from the coding sequence ATGAGTTCATTTGACGTAGTTGTTATTGGTTCAGGTCCTGGGGGCTATGTTGCAGCAATTCGTTGCGCACAATTAGGAATGAAAACTGCCATTATTGAAAAATATTCTGTTTTAGGAGGTACTTGTTTAAATGTGGGATGTATTCCATCTAAAGCATTACTGGCCTCTTCACATCATTATGAAGAGCTTTCTCATTTTGCCGATCACGGAATTGAAGTTGCCGGTGAAGTAAAAGTAAATTTAGAGAAAATGATTGCCCGTAAACAGGCAGTTGTTGACCAGACTTCCGGCGGTGTTAAATATTTAATGGATAAAAATAAAATTACTGTTTTTGAAGGAGTAGGATCGTTTGAAAATGCAACGACTGTTGTGATTACTAAAAAAGACGGTACTGTAGAAAAAATAGAAGCTAAAAATACAATTATTGCTACCGGTTCCAAACCGTCTTCTTTGCCTTTTATCAAAATTGACAAAGAAAGAATCATTACTTCTACGGAAGCTTTGGAATTAAAAGAAGTACCAAAACACCTGGTAATTATTGGTGGTGGTGTAATCGGACTGGAATTAGGTCAGGTTTACCTTCGTTTGGGAGCTCAGGTTTCGGTAGTGGAATTTATGGACAGAATCATTCCGGGTATGGACGGTGCTTTGTCAAAAGAACTGACGAAAGTGTTGAAAAAACAGGGAATGAAATTCTATACCTCACACAAAGTACAATCGGTAGAGCGCAATGGTGATGCTGTTGTGGTTAAAGCTGAAAATGCTAAAGGAGAGATCATTACTTTAGAAGGAGATTATTCTTTGGTTTCTGTAGGCCGTCGTCCGTATACAGATGGATTGAATGGAGATAAAGCCGGTGTGAAAATTACCGAAAGAGGACAGGTTGAAGTAAACGACCATTTACAAACGACTGCTTCAAATATTTATGCAATCGGAGATGTGGTTCGCGGTGCAATGTTAGCACACAAAGCGGAAGAAGAAGGTGTGATCGTAGCAGAATATCTTGCCGGACAAAAACCGCATATCGATTATAACTTGATTCCAGGTGTTGTTTATACCTGGCCGGAAGTTGCTGCTGTTGGAAAAACAGAAGAACAATTGAAAGAAGCTGGTGTTGCCTACAAGTCGGGAAGTTTCCCATTCAAAGCTTTAGGACGTGCCCGTGCAAGTGCTGATACTGACGGATTCGTGAAAATCCTGGCCGATGCAAAAACAGATGAAGTTTTAGGAGTTCACATGATTGGTGCCCGTTGTGCCGATTTAATCGCAGAAGCGGTAACGGCAATGGAATTTAAAGCTTCGGCTGAAGATATTTCAAGAATGTCCCATGCGCATCCAACATTTGCGGAAGCTGTTAAAGAAGCTGCTTTGGCTGCTACAGATAACAGATCGTTACACGTATAA
- the gldF gene encoding gliding motility-associated ABC transporter permease subunit GldF: MKALLLREIKSFFGSPIGYLVIAIFLLLNGLFLWVFDGDFNILKSGFADLSPFFTLSPWILIFLIPAVTMRSFSDEKKQGTIELMLTKPLSIWEIVNGKFLGAFLLIVIAIIPTIIYVFVISKFGSPEGNIDMGSTLGSYFGLLFLIAAYSAIGIFTSTLSDNQIVAFIIAVFLCFLFYFGFEGMSSYMGSFSNLIAGFGMDYHFKSMSRGVIDTRDIIYFLSITVLFLAATVYQLKSLKW, encoded by the coding sequence ATGAAAGCCTTACTATTAAGAGAAATCAAATCCTTTTTCGGTTCGCCCATAGGGTATTTGGTTATCGCTATTTTCCTGTTACTGAACGGTCTCTTTCTTTGGGTATTTGACGGAGATTTTAATATCCTGAAAAGCGGTTTTGCCGATTTAAGTCCTTTTTTCACCTTATCGCCCTGGATCCTGATTTTCCTGATTCCGGCGGTAACCATGCGGAGTTTTTCCGATGAAAAGAAGCAAGGAACGATTGAATTGATGCTTACCAAACCCCTGAGCATCTGGGAAATTGTAAACGGTAAATTCCTGGGCGCATTTTTACTGATCGTTATCGCGATCATACCGACGATCATTTATGTTTTCGTGATTTCCAAATTCGGAAGTCCGGAAGGCAATATCGATATGGGAAGTACTCTGGGTTCTTATTTCGGTTTATTATTCCTGATTGCCGCTTACTCGGCTATCGGTATCTTTACCTCTACCCTTTCCGACAACCAGATTGTTGCTTTTATCATTGCCGTATTTTTATGCTTCCTGTTCTATTTCGGATTTGAAGGTATGTCATCCTATATGGGAAGTTTCAGCAATTTAATCGCCGGTTTCGGTATGGATTACCACTTTAAAAGTATGAGCCGCGGTGTTATTGATACCCGGGATATTATTTATTTCCTGAGTATTACCGTACTATTTTTAGCCGCAACTGTATATCAACTTAAATCTTTGAAATGGTAA
- the gap gene encoding type I glyceraldehyde-3-phosphate dehydrogenase translates to MMKVKLGINGFGRIGRIVFRETIKRDNVEVVAINDLLAVDHLAYLLKYDSVHGRFDGKVEVKDGQLYVNDKYIRVTAEKDPSLLKWDEVAVDVVADCTGIFTTLEKADAHIKGGAKKVVISAPSADAPMFIMGVNHDKMTAADTIVSNASCTTNCLAPLAKVLHDNFEIVEGLMTTIHATTATQLTVDGPSKKDFRGGRSALVNIIPASTGAAKAVTKVIPELKGKLTGMAMRVPVADVSVVDLTVKLKKETSYDEIMAVLKKASENEMKGIIGFTEDDVVSQDFVSDTRASIIDAKAGIELNSTFYKIVSWYDNEYGYSCKLIDLAVHAGKLV, encoded by the coding sequence ATGATGAAAGTAAAATTAGGAATTAACGGATTCGGAAGAATCGGAAGAATTGTTTTTAGAGAAACTATAAAAAGAGATAATGTAGAAGTAGTAGCGATCAACGATTTATTAGCGGTTGATCACCTGGCTTATTTATTAAAATATGATTCGGTTCACGGTCGTTTTGACGGGAAAGTGGAAGTAAAGGACGGTCAGTTGTATGTAAACGACAAATACATCCGTGTGACTGCCGAAAAAGACCCTTCCCTTTTAAAATGGGATGAAGTGGCGGTAGATGTTGTGGCCGATTGTACCGGAATTTTCACCACTCTGGAAAAAGCGGATGCCCATATTAAAGGCGGTGCTAAAAAAGTAGTAATCTCGGCTCCGTCTGCCGATGCGCCAATGTTTATCATGGGTGTAAATCACGATAAAATGACAGCTGCCGACACGATTGTTTCCAATGCATCCTGTACCACAAACTGTCTGGCGCCTTTAGCGAAAGTGCTGCATGACAATTTTGAAATCGTGGAAGGTTTAATGACCACGATACATGCTACAACAGCGACACAGTTAACGGTTGACGGACCTTCCAAAAAAGATTTCAGAGGCGGAAGATCGGCTTTGGTTAACATTATTCCGGCTTCTACCGGAGCCGCAAAAGCGGTTACCAAAGTAATTCCGGAACTAAAAGGAAAACTAACCGGAATGGCAATGCGTGTACCGGTGGCCGATGTTTCTGTAGTGGATTTAACGGTAAAGCTGAAAAAAGAAACATCCTATGATGAAATCATGGCAGTACTGAAAAAGGCCTCCGAAAATGAAATGAAAGGAATCATCGGATTTACCGAAGACGATGTGGTTTCCCAGGACTTTGTTTCCGATACCAGAGCCAGCATCATTGATGCCAAAGCCGGAATTGAACTGAATTCCACCTTCTATAAAATCGTATCCTGGTATGATAACGAATACGGGTATTCCTGTAAATTAATTGACCTGGCGGTTCACGCAGGAAAATTGGTGTAA
- the dnaN gene encoding DNA polymerase III subunit beta → MKFIVSSSYLLKQLQVLGSVINSSNTLPILDNFLFELDNNQLKVSASDLETTMSATLEIDSTSQGSVAVPAKLLLEILKTFPEQPLTFTVEDNNTVEISSNSGKYALAYAPGDEFPKAVVLEEPSSTLVPAEVLATAVSKTIFAAGNDDLRPVMSGVFFQFSPEGLIFVATDAHKLVKYARTDVKASQVADFIMPKKPLNILKGILSASDAEVKIEYNDSNATFSFDNYILTCRLIDGKYPNYEAVIPKENPNKLLMDRSQFLSSVRRVAIFANKTTHQIRLKIAGAELNISAEDIDYSNKAEERLTCDYQGDDMQIGFNSRFLTEMLTNLQSDEIMLEMSLPNRAGILTPVDGLDEGETVTMLVMPVMLNN, encoded by the coding sequence ATGAAGTTTATTGTATCCAGTTCATATTTATTAAAGCAATTGCAAGTTCTAGGTAGTGTTATTAACAGTAGTAACACCTTACCTATTTTAGATAATTTCTTATTTGAATTAGATAATAATCAGCTTAAAGTATCGGCTTCCGATTTAGAGACCACCATGTCTGCTACTTTGGAAATTGATTCTACCAGTCAAGGAAGTGTAGCTGTTCCTGCAAAATTATTATTAGAGATATTAAAAACGTTCCCGGAGCAGCCTCTAACGTTTACGGTTGAAGATAATAATACGGTTGAAATCAGCTCCAATTCCGGAAAATATGCGCTGGCGTATGCACCGGGTGATGAGTTCCCTAAAGCAGTTGTTTTAGAAGAGCCTTCTTCCACTTTGGTTCCTGCCGAAGTATTGGCAACAGCCGTAAGCAAAACTATTTTCGCTGCCGGTAACGACGATTTACGTCCGGTAATGTCCGGAGTATTTTTCCAGTTTTCACCGGAAGGATTGATCTTCGTGGCTACCGATGCACACAAATTGGTAAAATATGCCCGTACAGATGTAAAAGCATCTCAGGTTGCCGATTTTATCATGCCTAAAAAACCTTTAAATATTTTAAAAGGTATTTTATCGGCTTCTGATGCAGAAGTAAAAATTGAATACAACGATTCGAATGCAACCTTCTCTTTTGACAATTATATTTTAACATGTCGTTTGATTGACGGAAAATATCCGAACTATGAAGCGGTAATCCCAAAAGAGAATCCTAATAAATTATTGATGGACAGATCGCAGTTTTTAAGCTCTGTACGTCGTGTGGCTATTTTTGCCAACAAAACAACTCACCAGATCCGTTTGAAAATCGCCGGAGCAGAATTAAACATTTCTGCCGAAGATATCGATTACTCAAACAAAGCAGAGGAAAGATTGACTTGTGATTACCAGGGTGACGATATGCAAATCGGGTTTAACTCCCGTTTCTTAACAGAAATGCTGACCAACCTGCAATCTGATGAGATCATGCTTGAAATGTCCCTTCCAAACCGTGCCGGTATTTTAACTCCGGTTGACGGACTTGACGAAGGCGAAACCGTTACGATGCTTGTTATGCCGGTAATGCTTAACAACTAG
- a CDS encoding S9 family peptidase: MKKITFLFLLAGSMTFAQRNLTIEEATTGLRTYAPKSMLATQWRKDVKAITYLDNSYQNLVTRSDANQWKETTLLTKDDIQNALKAKFPQDDFALRMFPFAYSWKDQNTLAFEVGGKKANYIVEFDAAQKTIKNILSIPLDAANQLPTETKNRVAWLEKNNIKITDASGKTIAVTNDENAGIVNGSDYTHRQEFGIHQGMWWNKTGDKLLYYRKDETMVTNYPLVDFGARVAAVKDIRYPMAGMKSEEVTLVIFDVASNNKVTLKTGEPKEQFLTCVTWDPTGKFVYVGLLNREQNHLKLNKYDAVSGAFVKTLFEEKSATYVEPQHDLTFLPNNNSQFLYQTENEGYNHLYLYNTDGKLIKKLGYKDIVVKDLLDFDAKGTKISYIGTANNGLDRQLYEVDLKSGATTQLTTVSGTHTASLSSDGTFVYDQYSNTTTPNEVAIINVKSKKATSLLSAENPYTGKINMPKMELVTITSADGKTPLNGRLIYPANFDATKKYPVMVYVYGGSHAQLVNNRWLGGANLFDYYMAQQGYVVFTLDNRGSDSRGKNFCDVNHRKLGQNEMADQMKGVEFLKSKSFVNADKIGVSGWSFGGFMTISLMLNQNDTFKVGVAGGPVTDWKYYEVMYGERYMDTPQENPEGYEKTSVINKANQLKGDLLVIHGAQDPVVVQQQSMEFIEACIKAGKQVDYFLYPTHEHNVSGRDRIHLNEKIARYFDLHLKN, from the coding sequence ATGAAAAAAATCACTTTTTTGTTTCTTCTTGCCGGGTCGATGACCTTTGCACAAAGAAATCTGACTATTGAAGAAGCGACAACAGGTCTTCGTACCTACGCTCCCAAGTCGATGCTTGCTACACAATGGAGAAAAGATGTAAAAGCCATTACTTACTTGGACAATTCTTACCAGAATTTAGTAACCCGTAGTGATGCGAACCAATGGAAAGAAACCACGCTTTTAACCAAAGATGATATTCAGAATGCTTTAAAAGCAAAATTCCCTCAGGATGATTTTGCTTTAAGAATGTTCCCTTTTGCTTACAGCTGGAAAGATCAGAACACACTTGCTTTTGAAGTGGGCGGTAAAAAAGCGAATTATATAGTAGAATTTGATGCTGCACAAAAAACAATCAAAAATATTCTATCCATTCCGCTTGATGCAGCGAATCAATTGCCAACCGAAACCAAAAACCGTGTGGCATGGTTAGAAAAAAACAATATTAAAATTACAGATGCCAGCGGAAAAACCATTGCTGTAACGAACGATGAAAATGCCGGAATTGTTAACGGAAGTGATTATACACACCGTCAGGAATTTGGAATTCACCAGGGAATGTGGTGGAATAAAACCGGCGACAAGCTTTTATATTACCGAAAAGACGAAACAATGGTAACCAACTATCCTTTAGTTGATTTTGGTGCCAGAGTTGCAGCAGTAAAAGATATCAGATACCCTATGGCGGGTATGAAAAGCGAAGAAGTTACTTTGGTGATTTTCGATGTCGCTTCAAATAATAAAGTTACGCTGAAAACCGGTGAACCGAAAGAACAGTTCTTAACCTGTGTTACCTGGGATCCAACCGGTAAATTTGTTTACGTAGGTCTTTTAAACCGCGAGCAGAATCATTTGAAACTAAACAAATATGACGCTGTTTCCGGAGCTTTTGTAAAAACATTGTTTGAAGAAAAGTCGGCAACCTATGTGGAGCCGCAACACGATTTAACATTCCTTCCGAATAATAACAGCCAGTTTTTGTACCAAACGGAGAATGAAGGATACAACCACCTGTATTTGTACAATACCGATGGAAAACTGATCAAAAAATTAGGTTATAAAGATATCGTGGTAAAAGATCTTTTGGATTTTGATGCTAAAGGAACAAAAATCAGCTATATCGGAACCGCTAACAACGGATTGGACAGACAATTGTATGAAGTAGACCTGAAATCCGGAGCGACAACACAGTTAACAACCGTTTCCGGTACGCACACTGCCAGCTTAAGTTCTGACGGAACTTTTGTATACGATCAGTACAGCAATACCACTACACCAAATGAAGTGGCGATCATCAACGTTAAATCAAAAAAGGCAACTTCTTTATTGAGTGCTGAAAATCCGTATACCGGAAAAATCAACATGCCTAAAATGGAGTTGGTAACAATTACTTCTGCCGATGGAAAAACTCCGCTTAACGGACGTTTAATTTACCCGGCAAATTTTGATGCTACCAAAAAATACCCGGTAATGGTTTATGTATATGGCGGTTCGCATGCTCAATTGGTTAATAACCGTTGGTTAGGCGGCGCGAACCTGTTTGACTATTATATGGCACAACAGGGATATGTAGTGTTTACTTTGGACAACAGAGGAAGTGATTCCCGCGGAAAAAACTTCTGTGATGTAAACCACCGTAAATTAGGTCAAAACGAAATGGCAGACCAAATGAAAGGGGTTGAATTCCTAAAATCAAAATCGTTTGTTAATGCCGATAAAATCGGGGTATCCGGATGGAGCTTTGGTGGTTTTATGACCATTTCCCTGATGTTAAACCAAAACGATACGTTTAAAGTGGGTGTAGCCGGCGGACCGGTAACCGACTGGAAATATTATGAAGTAATGTACGGAGAGCGTTATATGGACACACCACAGGAAAATCCTGAAGGATACGAAAAAACAAGCGTTATCAATAAAGCGAACCAGTTAAAAGGTGATTTATTAGTGATTCACGGTGCTCAGGATCCGGTTGTAGTACAACAGCAAAGTATGGAATTCATTGAAGCGTGTATTAAAGCAGGAAAACAGGTAGATTACTTCCTTTATCCTACACACGAACACAATGTTTCCGGAAGAGACCGAATTCATTTAAATGAAAAAATAGCACGCTATTTTGATTTACACTTAAAGAACTAA